A section of the Chlorocebus sabaeus isolate Y175 chromosome 13, mChlSab1.0.hap1, whole genome shotgun sequence genome encodes:
- the TAAR1 gene encoding trace amine-associated receptor 1 has product MPFCHNIINISCVKNNWSNDVRASLYSLMALIILTTLVGNLIVIVSISHFKQLHTPTNWLIHSMATVDFLLGCLVMPYSMVRSAEHCWYFGEVFCKIHTSTDIMLSSASIFHLSFISIDRYYAVCDPLRYKAKINILVICVMIFISWSVPAVFAFGMIFLELNFKGAEEIYYKHVHCRGGCSVFFSKISGVLAFMTSFYIPGSIMLCIYYRIYLIAKEQARSINDANQKLQIGLEMKNGISQSKERKAAKTLGIVMGVFLICWCPFFVCTVIDPFLHYTLPPTLNDVLIWFGYLNSTFNPMVYAFFYPWFRKALKMILFGKIFQKDSSRCKLLLESSS; this is encoded by the coding sequence ATGCCCTTTTGCcacaatataattaatatttcctGTGTGAAAAACAACTGGTCAAATGATGTCCGTGCTTCCCTGTACAGTTTAATGGCGCTCATAATTCTGACCACATTGGTCGGCAATCTGATAGTTATTGTTTCTATATCACACTTCAAGCAACTTCATACTCCGACAAATTGGCTCATTCATTCCATGGCCACTGTGGACTTTCTTCTGGGGTGTCTGGTCATGCCTTACAGCATGGTGAGATCTGCTGAGCACTGTTGGTATTTTGGAGAAGTCTTCTGTAAAATCCACACCAGCACCGACATTATGCTGAGCTCAGCCTCCATTTTCCATCTGTCTTTCATCTCCATTGACCGCTACTATGCTGTGTGTGACCCATTGAGATATAAAGCCAAGATCAATATCTTGGTTATTTGTGTGATGATCTTCATTAGTTGGAGTGTCCCTGCTGTTTTTGCATTTGGGATGATCTTTCTGGAGCTAAACTTCAAAGGCGCTGAAGAGATATATTACAAACATGTTCACTGCAGAGGAggttgctctgtgttctttagcAAAATATCTGGGGTACTGGCCTTTATGACTTCTTTTTACATACCTGGATCTATTATGTTATGTATCTATTACAGAATATATCTTATAGCTAAAGAGCAGGCAAGATCAATTAATGATGCCAATCAGAAGCTCCAAATTGgattggaaatgaaaaatggaatttcacaaagcaaagaaaggaaagctGCGAAGACATTGGGGATTGTGATGGGAGTTTTCCTAATATGCTGGTGCCCTTTCTTTGTCTGTACAGTCATCGACCCTTTTCTTCACTACACTCTTCCACCTACTTTGAATGATGTATTGATTTGGTTTGGCTACTTGAACTCTACATTTAATCCAATGGTTTATGCATTTTTCTATCCCTGGTTTAGAAAAGCACTGAAGATGATTCTGTTTGGTAAAATTTTCCAAAAAGATTCATCCAGGTGTAAATTACTTTTGGAATCGAGTtcatag